A region of the Paenibacillus sp. J23TS9 genome:
CATTTATGTATACCTTTATCATTAAATTTGCGTTGTCCCTGTGGATGCTCTGGATTGCTTTTGGTTTTGGTAGTCTGCAAAACTATATCCGGAACATGGGAGCTTTTTATATTATAAACTTCGCAGCTGCCGGCGGAATAATCGGAATTCACTATCTGCTTCAAAATACGGGAGAAATTTTTAACGGCATATGGTATACGGCTTCGGGAGGACTCTCGTTTGAACTGAAAATCGGATTTTGGTTTACGTTTATCATGTGTTTTGTTGTCCTCATGTGGTTCAAGTTTGTTCATTCCTCAAGGCGCAAGCTGGAGAACAGACATGAGTATATGGGAGAGGTGACTGTCGAGATTGCGGGATACCGGGTAAGCTGCAAAGGTCTTCTTGATACAGGCAATCAGCTTGCTGACCCGCTCACCAGAACACCCGTGATGGTTATGGAAGCATTGCTTTGGAAGGAAAAGCTGCCCGTAACCTGGCTGGAGCGGCTAACCGAGGGGGAACCGGACAAACTTGTGCTGGAGCTTGATGATGCGGAATTTGAGTGGAGGGACCGATTGCGGCTTGTTCCTTACCGCGGTGTCAACCGGGGTTCAGCATTCATGCTGGCGATAAAGCCGGATTTTGTGGAAATTCGAATAGGTGATCAGACAAGCCATGCGGTAAAGGTTCTGATTGGACTCGATGGGGGAAGCTTATCGGGGGACAAATCCTATCAAGCCATTATCCATCCGGACCTTGTACAAGATGCTAGAAGCGTCACGGCAGATGTGAAGCCACCAGTGGCCCCTTCTACGCTGAGCTCCTGACGATGGATGAGGAGTAGGGAAATCAAGATTATGCTTGCGAAGTTAATTTCCCTTCGGGAAAAGGGTCATGCTTACGGAGACCATTTTTTCTACGGAAAATTTTTAGGAGGACGACAAATGCTAGTAAAATGGCGATTGATAGCGCAGCTGCAATATTACCGATTCCTTTTTCTGCTGGGACTAAAAAGTGAGGAAATATACTACATCGGCGGCAGTGAGGCTCTCCCTCCACCGCTGACACGCGAGGAAGAGGAGTACCTGCTGCAGCGGCTCTCTACGGGAGACGCGGCAATCAGATCTATGCTGATTGAACGCAATCTGCGCCTGGTCGTCTACATTGCCCGCAAATTTGAAAACACAGGCATCAATATCGAGGATCTCGTTTCAATTGGTGCGATCGGTCTCATTAAAGCAGTCAATACGTTTGATCCTGAGAAAAAGATCAAGCTTGCCACTTATGCATCACGTTGTATAGAAAATGAAATCCTAATGTATCTGCGCCGCAACAGCAAAATCCGCAGTGAGGTTTCCTTTGATGAACCGCTTAATATCGATTGGGATGGCAACGAGCTCCTTCTCTCAGATGTCCTCGGAACCGAGAATGATACGATTTACCGGAATATCGAAGAACAGGTTGACCGTAAACTGCTTCATAAGGCATTGGAAAAGCTGACAGAACGGGAGCGCATCATTATGGAGCTGCGTTTTGGACTTCAGGATGGTGAGGAGAAAACGCAAAAAGATGTCGCCGATATGCTGGGGATTTCTCAATCCTACATATCAAGACTTGAAAAACGAATCATCAAGAGACTCCGCAAAGAATTTAACAAGATGGTGTAGCAAATTTTTTCACAGGAATAAAATGAGCCCCCAGGGAGATAATGTACATTAATGTTTCTCCTTGGGAGGTATATCATCATGACCCGAAACAAAGTTGAAATTTGTGGTGTGGATACCGCAAAATTGCCAGTTTTAACCAATGTGGAAATGCGGGAATTGTTCCATTCCTTACAGCAAAACAACGAACGGTCAGCCAGAGAAAAGCTGGTTAACGGCAATCTGAGACTGGTGCTCAGTGTCATCCAGCGCTTTAACAATCGGGGAGAGTTTGTCGACGATTTGTTTCAGGTAGGCTGTATCGGACTCATGAAGGCCATTGATAATTTTGACTTATCGCAAAATGTGAAATTTTCGACCTATGCGGTTCCGATGATTATCGGGGAAATTCGCAGGTACCTGAGGGACAACAATCCGATCCGTGTCTCAAGATCTCTGCGTGATATCGCTTATAAGGCACTTCAGGTGCGCGACTCCCTAACGAACCAAAATTCAAGGGAACCGACAATCTTCGAGATTTCCCAGGTGCTGAATGTACCTAAGGAAGATGTGGTTTTTGCTCTTGATGCCATTCAGGATCCTGTCTCTCTGTTCGAACCGATTTATCATGACGGTGGTGATCCCATTTATGTGATGGACCAGATCAGTGATGATAAGAACAAGGATGTGCTCTGGATTGAAGAGATTGCTCTGCGCGAGGCCATGCAACGATTGGGTCAACGGGAAAAAATGATACTTTCAATGCGCTTTTTTGAAGGGAAAACCCAAATGGAGGTTGCCGATGAAATCGGTATTTCACAAGCACAGGTGTCCCGTTTAGAGAAGTCGGCCATTCAGCAAATGCAAAAGCATGTGAAGTCTTAAAATAAAAAACTAAAAATTGAATATTGAGGTTTTAACAGAAGCTGATGTCTGTTTCTGTGAATCCTTTCCGTGTAAAGCGATCCGTTTTTTTAGGGTCGCTTTTTTTAGATCTTTGCAGGGATGTTTTTTATTTTGGGGATTCCTTAAAAAGAAGGGCATTTTGCCCAGACCAAACATATACTTAACGTATATGGCAGGTTAGCGGACTACAGGTTAAGGACCTATGGAAAAGGAGCTGCGGACGTGATTCCAGATCATCAGGCGGTGGGGAAGAATATGAAAATATCCGATTTTCAAACCAAGGATGTCATCAATATTGTGGACGGCAAAAGGCTAGGTCAAATCAGTGATCTTGAACTGGATCTCCGTCAAGGCCGGATTGACGCCATTGTTGTTCCGAGCTACAGCAAATTTTTGGGGCTGTTTGGCGGCGGCGCGGATTTAATTATACCGTGGCGGAATATTGTTAAAATTGGATCGGATGTCGTTCTGGTCAAGATGGAGGAACTAAAAACGCTGCAGGACGAAAAGGATGCTGCGACCTATGCGGAAAGGCAGGAGAGGGACCGGCGTAATTACAGGGATTTGTGAAGTTAATAATTAAACAGCTGTTTTTTTAATGTGAAAATGCT
Encoded here:
- the sigE gene encoding RNA polymerase sporulation sigma factor SigE; translated protein: MLVKWRLIAQLQYYRFLFLLGLKSEEIYYIGGSEALPPPLTREEEEYLLQRLSTGDAAIRSMLIERNLRLVVYIARKFENTGINIEDLVSIGAIGLIKAVNTFDPEKKIKLATYASRCIENEILMYLRRNSKIRSEVSFDEPLNIDWDGNELLLSDVLGTENDTIYRNIEEQVDRKLLHKALEKLTERERIIMELRFGLQDGEEKTQKDVADMLGISQSYISRLEKRIIKRLRKEFNKMV
- a CDS encoding YlmC/YmxH family sporulation protein; amino-acid sequence: MKISDFQTKDVINIVDGKRLGQISDLELDLRQGRIDAIVVPSYSKFLGLFGGGADLIIPWRNIVKIGSDVVLVKMEELKTLQDEKDAATYAERQERDRRNYRDL
- the spoIIGA gene encoding sigma-E processing peptidase SpoIIGA, coding for MVVYIDLIFITNLLIDGALLWLTAWMRKQRLRWWRITVSAAVGALYVVMMFLPELSFMYTFIIKFALSLWMLWIAFGFGSLQNYIRNMGAFYIINFAAAGGIIGIHYLLQNTGEIFNGIWYTASGGLSFELKIGFWFTFIMCFVVLMWFKFVHSSRRKLENRHEYMGEVTVEIAGYRVSCKGLLDTGNQLADPLTRTPVMVMEALLWKEKLPVTWLERLTEGEPDKLVLELDDAEFEWRDRLRLVPYRGVNRGSAFMLAIKPDFVEIRIGDQTSHAVKVLIGLDGGSLSGDKSYQAIIHPDLVQDARSVTADVKPPVAPSTLSS
- the sigG gene encoding RNA polymerase sporulation sigma factor SigG; translated protein: MTRNKVEICGVDTAKLPVLTNVEMRELFHSLQQNNERSAREKLVNGNLRLVLSVIQRFNNRGEFVDDLFQVGCIGLMKAIDNFDLSQNVKFSTYAVPMIIGEIRRYLRDNNPIRVSRSLRDIAYKALQVRDSLTNQNSREPTIFEISQVLNVPKEDVVFALDAIQDPVSLFEPIYHDGGDPIYVMDQISDDKNKDVLWIEEIALREAMQRLGQREKMILSMRFFEGKTQMEVADEIGISQAQVSRLEKSAIQQMQKHVKS